The following proteins are co-located in the Acanthochromis polyacanthus isolate Apoly-LR-REF ecotype Palm Island chromosome 7, KAUST_Apoly_ChrSc, whole genome shotgun sequence genome:
- the lrrc75ba gene encoding leucine-rich repeat-containing protein 75B, with protein MGSRLSRQSSLDNENFSKKRRKLLDGTGESDRSSRGGGDFLFALMLKSDKLPGMLRRTNHSPYMRRVAWIKEIQKLLRDRSIEQATDVLKLLRKDLGLEGTSLNDILYKNAAFLNLVDPISHELLLSLAREMQCPKKDADTIKSSDKICRQLIYHLTPHSKWLRQSMSRRKSQACLKTTLQKKLSSDTVDLSGIPLSTRDVRQVAFYLQNNRDSVVAVDISFTELHDENLRILLPLLASLPKLSTLALNGNRLTLSILKDLTEMLKDPKKFSSLAWIDLGNNVDIFTMPQPLLVALRRRCSLKSSLPTIYEYTEGQPYCYHLETSIEEPSHYEEEEEEEEEEEEAEVDEESKFELEPWGLGEKQLSKDFTLHYCER; from the exons ATGGGCTCCAGGCTGAGCAGGCAGAGCAGCCTGGACAATGAGAATTTCTCCAAAAAGCGACGCAAGCTTCTGGACGGCACCGGAGAGAGCGACAGGAGCAGCCGGGGCGGCGGAGACTTTCTGTTTGCACTGATGCTGAAATCCGACAAACTGCCCGGGATGCTGCGCAGGACCAACCACAGTCCGTACATGAGGAGAGTGGCGTGGATCAAGGAGATCCAGAAGCTGCTCCGTGACCGCAGCATAGAGCAGGCGACCGACGTGCTCAAATTACTGAGGAAG GATCTGGGTTTAGAAGGCACCTCACTCAACGACATCTTGTACAAAAACGCTGCCTTCCTCAACCTCGTGGACCCCATCTCACATGAACTGCTGCTCAGCTTGGCTCGAGAGATGCAGTGTCCTAAGAAG gACGCAGACACCATAAAGTCTTCTGATAAGATTTGCAGACAGCTGATCTATCACCTGACCCCACACTCAAAGTGGCTGAGGCAGAGCATGTCCAGACGGAAATCCCAGGCCTG TCTCAAGACAACTCTACAGAAAAAGCTGTCCAGCGACACTGTTGACTTGTCCGGTATCCCTCTGTCCACTCGAGATGTCCGCCAAGTCGCCTTCTACCTCCAAAACAACAGAGACAGTGTGGTGGCTGTAGACATCAGCTTCACCGAACTCCACGACGAGAATCTGAGGATTCTCCTGCCTCTTCTGGCCTCACTGCCCAAACTCAGCACCCTGGCTCTCAATGGGAACCGGCTCACCCTGTCTATACTCAAAGACCTCACAGAGATGCTCAAAGACCCCAAGAAGTTCTCCAGCCTGGCCTGGATAGACCTGGGAAACAACGTGGACATTTTCACCATGCCTCAGCCGCTGCTGGTCGCGTTGCGTCGACGCTGCAGCCTGAAGAGCAGCCTGCCCACCATCTACGAGTACACAGAGGGCCAACCCTACTGCTACCACCTGGAGACTTCCATCGAGGAGCCCAGCCACtacgaggaggaagaggaggaggaagaggaggaggaagaggcagagGTTGATGAGGAGAGCAAATTTGAGCTGGAGCCGTGGGGTTTAGGGGAGAAGCAGCTCTCCAAAGACTTCACCCTTCACTACTGTGAGAGGTGA
- the ggt5a gene encoding gamma-glutamyltransferase 5a, whose amino-acid sequence MARSKAKLYTCCALLLICFVSIIVCIAVFTRRKCPGGTFSHAAVATDSKKCSEIGRDILQRGGSAVDGAIAALLCTSVMNPQSMGIGGGSIFTVMDGSGKVKIINSRETAPAKIKPDLLESCPKTFQLMSGSQWIGVPGEIRGYEEAHRLYGKLPWASLFQPTIKLAREGFPVPPVQGRYIPHTDTNETQQLRKLFSDDSGNLLKVGDIVKFEKLADTLEFIANHGADGFYSGRIAEDLIRDIQDAGGSLTLQDLASYRVTVTDAWAVPLGEYQMYIPPPPAGGIILSLVLNIMKGYDLNLTSLTGEQKALTYHRYVEAFKFANGLKKHIRDPKFSSEEMAKKFTKDSFANHIRSLISNDKTHDPQYYNITPYLDTLGTSHLSVLAEDGSAVSVTSTINHIFGSKVFSPSTGVILNNELYDFCGKAAVILPGEQPPSSMSPAVLKSQLKTLVIGSTGGGMITTGMASTLMNHLWFGKSLKEAIAAPVVYVDSESAVYFEPGFDKDVIEALKALGHNHQTGKKFYNVVNAVEKEDGCICAVSDTRKMGEAAGY is encoded by the exons ATGGCGAGGTCAAAGGCGAAGCTGTACACttgttgcgcgctgctgctgatcTGCTTCGTCTCTATAATTGTGTGTATTGCTGTATTTACGAGGCGCAAGTGTCCAGGTGGCACTTTCTCACACGCTGCAGTGGCCACAGACTCTaagaaatgttcagagattggACG AGACATCCTTCAGAGAGGAGGCTCGGCGGTAGATGGCGCCATTGCTGCGCTCCTGTGCACGTCCGTCATGAACCCGCAGAGCATGGGCATCGGTGGGGGGTCCATATTCACGGTGATGGACGGCTCTG GTAAAGTGAAAATCATCAACTCCAGAGAGACTGCACCCGCAAAGATAAAGCCTGACCTGCTCGAGTCATGTCCCAAGACCTTCCAGCTGATGTCAG GTAGTCAGTGGATTGGGGTCCCAGGGGAAATTCGGGGTTATGAAGAGGCACACAGGCTTTATGGGAAGCTGCCATGGGCCTCCCTCTTCCAGCCGACCATCAAACTAGCCAGAGAGGGGTTTCCTGTTCCTCCGGTCCAAGGTCGATACATCCCACACACTGATACAAATGAGACGCAGCAACTACG GAAATTATTTTCAGATGATAGCGGGAACTTGCTCAAGGTCGGGGATATAGTGAAATTTGAAAAACTGGCCGACACTCTGGAGTTTATTGCCAATCACGGTGCAGACGGCTTTTACTCTGGAAGAATAGCTGAGGATTTAATCCGTGACATACAGGACGCAG GAGGATCGCTCACGCTGCAGGATTTGGCGTCGTACAGAGTTACAGTGACTGATGCGTGGGCTGTTCCTTTGGGAGAGTACCAGATGTACATACCCCCACCCCCTGCAGGAGGAATCATCCTCAGCCTCGTCCTCAACATCATGAAAG gatatGACCTGAATCTAACATCTCTGACTGGTGAACAGAAGGCGCTGACTTACCACCGCTATGTTGAAGCTTTTAAATTTGCCAATGGATTAAAGAAACACATCCGGGATCCAAAGTTCAGCTCAGAAGAA ATGGCAAAGAAATTCACAAAGGATAGCTTTGCAAACCACATACGGAGCTTAATTAGCAACGACAAGACTCACGATCCCCAATATTACAACATCACGCCGTACCTGGACACGCTGGGCACATCTCATTTATCTGTGCTGGCTGAAGACGGATCCGCTGTGTCTGTCACCAGCACCATCAACCACAT atTTGGCTCCAAGGTGTTCTCACCGAGCACTGGAGTCATCCTCAATAACGAGCTGTACGACTTCTGTGGGAAAGCTGCTGTCATCCTTCCTG GGGAGCAGCCTCCTTCCTCCATGTCTCCCGCTGTGCTGAAGTCTCAGCTGAAGACGCTGGTGATTGGATCGACTGGTGGGGGTATGATCACGACTGGGATGGCCTCA aCACTCATGAACCACCTTTGGTTTGGAAAGAGCCTTAAGGAGGCAATTGCTGCTCCGGTTGTTTATGTCGACTCTGAAAGTGCAGTTTACTTTGAACCCGGCTTTGACAAG GATGTAATAGAGGCTCTTAAAGCTCTGGGACACAATCACCAAACAGGAAAGAAATTCTACAACGTGGTTAATGCTGTGGAGAAGGAGGACGGCTGTATCTGTGCAGTGTCTGATACCAGGAAAATGGGGGAAGCTGCCGGTTACTGA